Proteins encoded by one window of Besnoitia besnoiti strain Bb-Ger1 chromosome Unknown contig00039, whole genome shotgun sequence:
- a CDS encoding uncharacterized protein (encoded by transcript BESB_051350), whose product MIAVHHHPTGLLKTAKSVGFQYPTTLRLFHIGYVLGVIYGFLFSLILTARENYYSDASLISSIVLGVIISETGLFISFFWGVYTTSWTTGLDLEGLCLPDPSSLVLFMTIMLSALAEHS is encoded by the coding sequence atgattgcagtacaccaccaccccactggactgcttaagacagctaaaagtgttggatttcaatatcctactacattaagattattccacatcggttatgttctaggcgtaatatatggattcttgttctcactcatcttaacagcgagagaaaactactactcagatgctagtctaatcagtagcatcgtacttggagttatcatctctgagacaggattatttatcagctttttctggggagtatatactacgagttggactactggtttagatcttgaaggtctttgtttaccggatccaagttctcttgtgcttttcatgaccatcatgttaagtgcattagcagagcatagttaa
- a CDS encoding uncharacterized protein (encoded by transcript BESB_051410), giving the protein MSLFRAHLVFYRCALNLNSSYNFGFLVAITFVLQIITGITLAFRYTSEASCAFASVQHLVREVAAGWEFRMLHATTASFVFLCILIHMSRGMYNSSYSYLTTAWMSGLVLYLLTIATAFLGYVLPWGQMSFWGATVITNLLSPIPYLVPWLLGGYYVSDVTLKRFFVLHFILPFVGCILIVLHIFYLHLNGSSNPAGIDSALKVAFYPHMLMTDAKCLSYLIGLIFLQTAFGLIELSHPDNSIPVNRFVTPLHIVPEWYFLAYYAVLKVIPSKTGGLLVFMSSLINLALLSEIRALNTRMLIRQHFMTRNVVSGMGNYLGIQYDLLDYYW; this is encoded by the coding sequence atgagtctattccgggcacacctcgtcttttatcggtgtgctctcaatctaaattcatcttataactttggtttcttagttgcaattacctttgtactccaaataattacaggtatcactttagcgttccgatatacttctgaagcatcttgtgcatttgctagtgttcaacatctagttagagaggtagcagcaggatgggaatttaggatgttgcatgcaacaactgcttctttcgtcttcttgtgtatcttaatacacatgtctcgaggtatgtataactccagctatagttatttaactactgcttggatgtctggtttagttttatatctacttactatagccactgctttcctcggttatgtactaccatggggacagatgagtttctggggtgctacagtcattactaatctcctttctccaataccatatttagtaccttggttactcggtggatactatgtatctgatgtaacattaaaacgattctttgtattgcactttatattaccttttgtaggttgcattctaattgtattacacatcttctatttacatttaaatggttctagtaaccctgcaggtattgattccgcacttaaagtagccttctatcctcatatgttaatgaccgatgctaaatgtctatcctatctaattggtttaattttcttacaaacggcttttggtttgattgaattatcgcacccagataactccataccagtgaaccggtttgtaactccgcttcatatcgtacctgaatggtactttttagcatattatgcggtgttaaaagtaatcccatccaaaaccggtggtttgttagtatttatgtcctctctcattaacttagctcttttatctgaaattcgagctttgaatactcgaatgttgatacgacaacattttatgactcgaaatgtagtcagtggaatgggtaattatttgggtatacagtatgatcttcttgattattattggtag